One region of Eupeodes corollae chromosome 1, idEupCoro1.1, whole genome shotgun sequence genomic DNA includes:
- the LOC129942517 gene encoding uncharacterized protein LOC129942517, producing the protein MKFAIVLFVLGLFVVTIAADYTHGHNGQSACEDSREYNQKFQNNNDPTKYWVCEEPNEPAVSHSCDDGTAYQQSVRNCIPWEHWKWTAPQDPITMVM; encoded by the exons ATGAAATTCG CAATTGTTCTATTTGTTCTTGGCCTCTTTGTTGTAACCATTGCCGCCGATTACACTCATGGTCATAATGGACAATCAGCGTGTGAAGATTCAAGAGAGTAcaatcaaaaattccaaaacaataaTGACCCTACAAAATACTGGGTTTGTGAGGAACCCAATGAGCCTGCAGTTTCGCACAGCTGTGATGATGGCACAGCATACCAGCAATCAGTGAGAAATTGCATTCCCTGGGAACACTGGAAGTGGACTGCTCCCCAAGACCCAATAACTATGGTTATGTAA
- the LOC129942108 gene encoding cilia- and flagella-associated protein 161 isoform X1: protein MRRASENYIHYGRNVRIGNWYEDFSLEEDEIKTFLRKRHKSELLIQKTRLLFVNFHAKVDIDSSPNHIRFGAVVQLLSCMKSCPDNSDPNFPSALSVIINEQVVRKSRLKINDLCELTVAPSVQPCVRNTFKIMSADNRDRNGEPLRFGEHFIIQCVDAEEQPLLLLSMQKSANLTYMAQTTFESCKRGEINLSVALCLKKNIGPGKDIPYAYSKWRCYHSDPNKRFETEGQPVPKNCPLIITHLATNRNLSTENILIQTLFGPEFLVSVQNYIDFSRRLSPKNLWIISIGNKKDSEEEKLPDEINK from the exons ATGAGAAGAGCTTCTGAAAATTACATCCACTATGGGCGAAATGTGCGTATTGGTAATTGGTATGAAGACTTTTCTCTTGAAGAG GATGAAATTAAGACATTTCTTCGTAAACGTCATAAAAGTGAACTACTAATCCAAAAGACTCGtttgttatttgttaattttcatGCCAAAGTCGATATAGATAGTTCACCTAATCATATTCGTTTTGGGGCAGTGGTTCAGCTTCTGTCATGTATGAAGTCTTGTCCTGACAATAGTGATCCAAATTTTCCATCGGCATTATCTGTCATTATCAATGAACAAGTTGTACGAAAAAGTCGTCTAAAAATCAATGATTTATGTGAattgactgttgcgccatctgtGCAACCTTGTGTGAGAAATACATTCAAAATTATGAG CGCTGATAATCGAGATCGAAATGGAGAACCTCTGAGATTTGGTGAGCATTTTATAATACAATGCGTTGATGCGGAGGAACAGCCCCTTTTGCTATTAAGCATGCAGAAGTCTGCTAATCTGACATATATGGCCCAGACTACTTTTGAATCTTGTAAGCGTGGTGAAATTAATCTTTCAGTTGCATTGTGCTTGAAAAAG aacATTGGTCCCGGCAAAGATATCCCATATGCATATTCAAAATGGCGTTGCTATCATTCAGATCCTAATAAGCGTTTTGAAACAGAAGGTCAGCCTGTACCG aaaaattgtccACTTATAATAACACATTTGGCAACAAATCGAAATTTATCAACTGAAAATATTCTTATTCAAACACTTTTTGGACCG GAATTTCTTGTTTCGGTTCAAAATTATATCGATTTTTCTAGAAGACTAAGTCCTAAAAATCTATGGATTATTTCAATTGGAAATAAAAAGGATTCGGAGGAAGAAAAATTGcctgatgaaataaataaataa
- the LOC129942108 gene encoding cilia- and flagella-associated protein 161 isoform X2 has product MRRASENYIHYGRNVRIGNWYEDFSLEEDEIKTFLRKRHKSELLIQKTRLLFVNFHAKVDIDSSPNHIRFGAVVQLLSCMKSCPDNSDPNFPSALSVIINEQVVRKSRLKINDLCELTVAPSVQPCVRNTFKIMSADNRDRNGEPLRFGEHFIIQCVDAEEQPLLLLSMQKSANLTYMAQTTFESCKRGEINLSVALCLKKNIGPGKDIPYAYSKWRCYHSDPNKRFETEGQPVPKNCPLIITHLATNRNLSTENILIQNYIDFSRRLSPKNLWIISIGNKKDSEEEKLPDEINK; this is encoded by the exons ATGAGAAGAGCTTCTGAAAATTACATCCACTATGGGCGAAATGTGCGTATTGGTAATTGGTATGAAGACTTTTCTCTTGAAGAG GATGAAATTAAGACATTTCTTCGTAAACGTCATAAAAGTGAACTACTAATCCAAAAGACTCGtttgttatttgttaattttcatGCCAAAGTCGATATAGATAGTTCACCTAATCATATTCGTTTTGGGGCAGTGGTTCAGCTTCTGTCATGTATGAAGTCTTGTCCTGACAATAGTGATCCAAATTTTCCATCGGCATTATCTGTCATTATCAATGAACAAGTTGTACGAAAAAGTCGTCTAAAAATCAATGATTTATGTGAattgactgttgcgccatctgtGCAACCTTGTGTGAGAAATACATTCAAAATTATGAG CGCTGATAATCGAGATCGAAATGGAGAACCTCTGAGATTTGGTGAGCATTTTATAATACAATGCGTTGATGCGGAGGAACAGCCCCTTTTGCTATTAAGCATGCAGAAGTCTGCTAATCTGACATATATGGCCCAGACTACTTTTGAATCTTGTAAGCGTGGTGAAATTAATCTTTCAGTTGCATTGTGCTTGAAAAAG aacATTGGTCCCGGCAAAGATATCCCATATGCATATTCAAAATGGCGTTGCTATCATTCAGATCCTAATAAGCGTTTTGAAACAGAAGGTCAGCCTGTACCG aaaaattgtccACTTATAATAACACATTTGGCAACAAATCGAAATTTATCAACTGAAAATATTCTTATTCAAA ATTATATCGATTTTTCTAGAAGACTAAGTCCTAAAAATCTATGGATTATTTCAATTGGAAATAAAAAGGATTCGGAGGAAGAAAAATTGcctgatgaaataaataaataa